Part of the Apostichopus japonicus isolate 1M-3 chromosome 18, ASM3797524v1, whole genome shotgun sequence genome, CGGTTGATTCAACATTTATATTGTGTTTGTAAGTTGTAACTCCaagttaaaagtttaaaaaaaacaatcactCTTGTGTACTATAGCGGCTACTCGCTGTAGACTAGGTTGGTCACACTGTATTCTAGTCCGCACTAACCCAAATATTGAACTTGTATGAGACGGAAATAACATGATTGTTTTTACATGGtgtatttttctttgttgtcaGACACAGCTGTTCCTTTTCATCATGACACTGTTATTGAGGAACCTGCAAAAGGCTGTCTCTGTAAATGTACCAAAATTGAAGCAAGATGTACAGTCTTTGAGAAGAATCATGCATGTGCAAAGATTTGACGTTGCCGTACTGTGTGTGGACGATAATAAAATAcaggaattgaataaaatgtACAGAGGAGTTGACAAAGTGACTGATGTCCTCTCTTTTCCTGCAAATGAGGTATGGAAAATTCATTCaattttattataaaaaaacatatatttataagttcaTTCCCTTAATTCTTTAAAAGGAAAAGTTAGAAAGAAGAGGTACATTCATGATTTAAGAATTGTAAAAGAGGCATAACAACGTCCAAGCAACCTGGTGAAAATCAGTCGCATTGGAGTGAAACCTTTAATCCCACAATGtcgaaagaaacaaaacaatgtagTTTACACTTAAATATGGTAAATTCACCCCATGTTATTGCGATATCCTACGATGCCCATCCATAATATGGTTCCCACTTATCTGATTTTAACTCCAAAACAGGTGGTCATTGAGTTGCTtattgatgtgttttttttggttGTCACAGATTCAAGTGCCTGGAAAATTGCCTGATCCATGGAGTGATCTAGCAGATCTTGGGGATATCTTCCTGGGCATGCCTTATATATACAATCAGTGCGTTAAAGATGGGACCACGATAGAGGCAGTTCTTCCAGCCATCATCACTCATGGTTTCTGCCATCTGATGGGGTTTGATCATGAGAACAAAGAGCAGTGGTTAGAGGTGAGAGAGACGGCTTGCTTTAACTGGCGTTGTACCACAGTTACtcatataataatgataataataatacataatttttatatagcgccaaacaaactatgaaataattctcgtagcgcttaacacaataataacaattataacatatatgctttggtgaaaagATACGTTTTGAGAGCTGATTTGAAACCGTTCACAGTATTGCACAATcttacatgttctggaagtgagttccacggTGCACTGGATGCCAACGTTCTCAAGCCGTAAGTCTGTGATTTTACTCTATGGATGAGTAACATCAGCGATGAATTAGAGCGAAGTGAGAGTGTGGATGATGGTCGGAGCTGAAGCAAGTTGGTGAGGTAGCTTGGTCCTACATTGTGCATACATTTGAACACCATCAGAATTAGTTTGTAGTTGATTGGTTCACATATCGGGAGCCAGTGGAGTTCGATCTTGGTCGGGGTAATGTGATCATACTTCCGGGTTCTAGTAACAAGACGTGCCGCGGTGGTAGCATACTCCGTATAAataccccattgacttaaaaCACAATACATCATCAAAGTAAATGTAGTCTCTAAGCCCTTggagaagttctcactagctaaacactacccatcaccggatagctgacaagttggcctttcagcaccatcaattttccgtgcCATGACTGTGTAGATTTTTAGCTACATGAGAGCCCAAAGTTTTTCGGCACTTGTAAAACAAACCttttcactcagtagtaaacagtTTTTCGTACTCCGCTTTTGGAAGGCCTTTAGTGGTCcaaaaattgcctcaattttcccaatattttgCACTGATCAcatatgtacttccattcatgcttgcgaacatccaagccacaagaAAACCAGTTTGTGATTGATGACTTATAAAAAAAGACAGTCTTTTGCGAAGGAAAAACACTCAGGTGGAAGATATAGACTCTATATGGATTATGCCACATATGCATACATGCAATTTGCAAATGCAATATGCATATGCaatatgcatatgcatggtGAACAAATTTAACCAAACCAACTTAATACTTCTCAATGGACTAGCACACAGTCTATGTTATGGACCTACACAGGGCATACTTGACATATTGTTGTTGAAATATCCTGTAGCAATTTTGAAAGGTCTGAACTGTGACTCTTATAAGTATTGTTTCCTGTATAGGTCCTGTGTCCCCCAAAAAACTGCTTCACATCGTTTGCTCTTTTATAGCAACTTGACTGTTTTTGCATAGCCTTTTTGCAATGCTatataccagataaattattcccatgTTCCCTCCATTCTGAATTCATGCACTCtctgaggtcaccagagcaTAGATAGAAATGTTAAATTGGCATGTCCTACCCGCTATATGATATCTGATTACTTGGGACTATTTTATGGCACTTGAAGATTTGACATACTGTAATATAACCATATGGGAATTTGAGCTGGAAGAGACTCCACATGAAATGTTATCATCATACTATTCTTCCCAAACTTTGTGCCAGCTATTGTTTGGTGATCTTCGTAATTCACCAATGAACTTTTGTAATGCCTTAATTAAGGGACAGCACTTCCTTATAAGATGAGCAGCCAAACTGGAGTGAAAGCACTATTGTGTTACATTCATAACATTAGTGGATGATAATTCCTGCACAGTACCATTGAATATcattaaaaacacattttaagaTATTCAGATGATCAGATCCTGAAGAGACTCTTGTCGGGATTATCGTGTACTGTACACATGATATGGCCCATGTTTTAATGTGGATGTATGTGAGAGGCACCTTAATATGAGGATTACATTGCCATAGCCTACCCGGAATAATTTACTGATATTAACAAAGGCATTGGAGGTGTCATCCAGTAATTTTCTTGGTATTTGTAACTTGTGGGTTAACAATGATATGGCTTACCATAGTGGAAGATATGAATCCTAAAAAGGACGGAAAGATTCCTGTTTTAATAGTAGCCTGTATATTGGTAGAGAAAAAActattcaactttaaaatataaaattcatcTTTGAAAAGACAAGTTATCCATTGTAAAATCTgtcaaaataaaaccaaaccTTG contains:
- the LOC139958854 gene encoding endoribonuclease YbeY-like, with amino-acid sequence MTLLLRNLQKAVSVNVPKLKQDVQSLRRIMHVQRFDVAVLCVDDNKIQELNKMYRGVDKVTDVLSFPANEIQVPGKLPDPWSDLADLGDIFLGMPYIYNQCVKDGTTIEAVLPAIITHGFCHLMGFDHENKEQWLEMRAKEVSILEKFNKITGNGSTPLATSWS